From a single Oxalobacter vibrioformis genomic region:
- the hrcA gene encoding heat-inducible transcriptional repressor HrcA, whose product MQLEPRAKILLKTLIERYIAEGQPVGSRALSKLSSLELSPATIRNIMADLEDMGFIASPHTSAGRIPTPKGFRIFVDTLLTVQPISEKSVKSNIQHSLQIGQPQKIIANAAQMLSSLSQFAGVVLAPRHEQAFRQIEFLRLSEKRILLVIVSPSGDVQNRLLLTETDYTPSQLVEAANYINRNFSGLQLDDIRMRLHAELQQLHKDLSKLMAAAIEASNEALTDDSEHVVISGEKNLLGVSDLTYDISSLRRLFDMFEQKTELMKLLDVSSKATGVQIYIGGDSQLVPMDDMSVVTAPYQVNGNIVGTLGVIGPTRMEYHRVIPIVDITARLLSSALSHPEHGIKNDTD is encoded by the coding sequence ATGCAACTTGAACCACGCGCAAAAATCCTGCTGAAAACACTGATAGAGCGATATATCGCCGAAGGTCAGCCGGTTGGTTCACGTGCGTTGTCCAAGCTCTCCAGCCTGGAGCTTTCTCCTGCCACCATTCGCAATATCATGGCGGATCTGGAAGACATGGGATTTATTGCCAGCCCGCATACGTCAGCCGGCCGGATTCCCACACCGAAAGGATTCCGTATTTTTGTTGACACCCTGCTGACCGTCCAGCCCATCAGCGAGAAATCGGTTAAATCCAATATCCAGCACAGCCTGCAGATCGGCCAACCGCAGAAAATCATTGCCAATGCTGCCCAGATGCTTTCCTCGCTGTCCCAGTTTGCCGGGGTTGTACTGGCTCCCCGCCACGAACAGGCTTTCAGGCAGATTGAATTTCTGCGCCTTTCGGAAAAACGCATTCTGCTGGTTATCGTTTCCCCTTCCGGGGATGTCCAGAACCGGCTGTTACTGACTGAGACAGATTACACGCCCTCACAACTGGTTGAAGCCGCCAATTACATCAACCGGAATTTCAGCGGGCTGCAGCTCGATGACATCCGTATGCGACTGCATGCCGAACTGCAGCAATTGCACAAGGACCTGTCTAAACTCATGGCTGCGGCCATCGAAGCCAGCAATGAAGCGCTAACCGACGACAGTGAACATGTTGTCATTTCAGGCGAAAAAAACCTGCTTGGCGTATCTGATCTCACCTATGACATTTCATCGCTCAGGCGGCTTTTCGATATGTTTGAGCAAAAAACCGAGTTGATGAAGCTGCTGGATGTTTCCAGCAAGGCAACGGGTGTCCAGATCTACATCGGGGGAGATTCCCAACTGGTCCCCATGGATGACATGAGCGTGGTCACCGCGCCTTATCAGGTCAATGGCAATATTGTCGGCACCCTGGGCGTCATCGGCCCGACACGGATGGAATACCATCGGGTTATCCCGATTGTGGATATTACGGCACGCCTCTTATCCAGCGCACTCAGTCATCCGGAACACGGTATCAAAAACGATACCGATTGA
- a CDS encoding HAD family hydrolase — protein sequence MKSTIKAVLFDLDDTLWAIDPVIARAEQVLFEWLKRHTPAVASDSFIETFRTRQKRLIEQHPRYGYALWELRHACLVEAFEEAGIKSTAADDAMQVFSRARNDVHLYDDVIPALASLGHRYMIGSISNGAADLEHIGIAHHFRISLVASAFGRPKPEPAIFHAACDALEIHPGQAVYVGDDAENDVAGAMRAGMKTAWMKRPDLVPKKALPENVRPDIIVHSLGDLEKLLMP from the coding sequence ATGAAAAGCACCATCAAAGCAGTTCTCTTTGACCTGGACGATACGCTTTGGGCCATTGACCCGGTTATTGCCCGGGCAGAACAGGTTCTGTTTGAGTGGCTCAAACGCCATACCCCTGCGGTGGCCAGTGACAGCTTTATTGAAACTTTTCGCACCCGGCAAAAACGCCTGATTGAACAGCATCCCCGATACGGATATGCGCTGTGGGAACTGCGTCATGCCTGTCTCGTGGAAGCTTTTGAAGAAGCCGGAATCAAAAGCACAGCGGCAGACGACGCCATGCAGGTTTTCAGCAGGGCGCGCAATGATGTCCATCTGTACGATGATGTGATTCCGGCCCTGGCCAGCCTCGGCCACCGGTATATGATCGGCTCCATTTCCAATGGCGCGGCAGATCTGGAACATATCGGGATCGCTCACCACTTTCGCATTTCCCTTGTTGCCTCGGCATTTGGCCGCCCAAAACCGGAGCCTGCTATTTTTCATGCCGCCTGTGACGCGCTGGAAATCCATCCCGGCCAAGCGGTATATGTGGGAGATGATGCGGAAAATGACGTCGCCGGCGCCATGCGTGCCGGCATGAAAACCGCCTGGATGAAGCGGCCGGATCTCGTACCGAAAAAAGCCCTGCCGGAAAATGTCAGGCCGGATATCATTGTGCATTCCCTGGGCGATCTCGAAAAACTGCTCATGCCATAA
- the pyrF gene encoding orotidine-5'-phosphate decarboxylase yields the protein MNFLDKLNAAWEANHSLLCVGLDPDTKRFPAYLQKKPDAIFAFCRAIIDETADVVCAFKPQIAYFHAERAEDQLEAVCGYIREKYPHIPLILDAKRGDIGATAEQYAREVFERYQADAVTLSPYMGFDSVEPYLQYREKGAIVLCRTSNPGGSDLQFLPVDEAGRQVPLYQHVARLVAEKWNTNGQCALVVGATFPQELAAVREIIGDMPLLVPGIGAQGGDIQATVAAGKTPDGKGMMINSSRAILYAGIAENEVFARASRKVAEKTRDEINRYRF from the coding sequence GTGAATTTTTTGGATAAACTGAATGCTGCGTGGGAAGCCAACCATTCGCTTCTCTGTGTCGGGCTTGACCCGGACACCAAGCGTTTTCCCGCTTATCTCCAGAAAAAACCGGATGCCATCTTTGCCTTCTGCAGGGCCATCATTGATGAAACGGCGGATGTTGTCTGTGCCTTCAAGCCGCAGATTGCCTACTTTCATGCGGAAAGGGCAGAAGATCAGCTTGAGGCAGTGTGCGGATACATCCGCGAAAAATACCCGCATATTCCCCTGATTCTTGATGCCAAGCGCGGGGATATCGGTGCCACCGCCGAGCAGTATGCTCGCGAAGTCTTTGAGCGTTATCAGGCCGATGCCGTTACCCTTTCCCCCTACATGGGATTTGATTCGGTTGAGCCCTATCTTCAGTACAGGGAAAAAGGGGCCATTGTCCTGTGCCGCACCTCCAATCCGGGGGGCTCGGATCTTCAGTTTTTGCCCGTTGATGAAGCGGGCCGCCAGGTGCCGCTGTACCAGCATGTGGCGCGCCTGGTTGCCGAAAAATGGAATACCAATGGCCAGTGTGCCCTGGTGGTCGGCGCAACCTTCCCGCAGGAACTGGCCGCTGTCAGGGAAATCATTGGTGACATGCCGCTTCTGGTGCCCGGCATCGGCGCGCAGGGCGGTGATATCCAGGCGACGGTTGCCGCAGGCAAAACCCCGGATGGCAAAGGCATGATGATCAACTCATCCCGTGCCATCCTGTATGCCGGTATTGCAGAAAATGAAGTATTTGCCAGGGCATCCCGCAAAGTGGCCGAAAAAACACGGGACGAGATCAATCGGTATCGTTTTTGA